Below is a genomic region from Rhizobium sp. 007.
TTGACGTCGTAGAAAACGGCATCCAGGACAGCATTGCGTCGCTGTATGGCGTCGAGCGTTACAGCGCGGAATGGATTGTCGGTGAATTTAGCCGGCAAGGCTGCCGCGCGTTCGAGCTGCACATTCGTCAGGACCGACAACATCTGCACATCCCCCAAAAGGATTGACGCTGCAGTGCAGCATAGTCTTCCCTGAACATTCAATCAACTCTACATAGAAGGAGGTCGTCAGAAGTCCGCCTGACGCGCTTGCACTTCTCGTCGCCACGTTGAGCGGCGTTAAGCAGGGCATCGCTGAGAGAGGCGCGGTCAGATTTGCCAAGAGGGCATCGTAGCGCCGATCTCTATGAGCAATGACGCTCCGCATAGAGGTCAAGATATTGTTGCCAGCACCAGAGCGCGGCAGGGTGATTACCCTATCGCGCCATTAATAGGTTCTGGTTTGCTGATCCCGGGAATTCCTGCCGGCATAAGTCTCTACCATAAGGGGAGTGGGGCATCATGCAGCGCCCTACGCCAAGGATCAGGAGTTGGTGCGACGGCTTCTTCACTACTGCCAGTGAAACTTGCGCCGCTTCATAAGCAACGTTCGCATCATGAATCGCCACACAGAGAGACGCGTCCCGCACGACCGTCCTCACCGGATTGATGCAGGCGTGGAGTTAATCCGAGAGAGGGGCCGACGGCTTTGGAAATTAGGAAGCGGGCTGGAATGTCTATCGCAGCAGTGAAAGCCAGAGCCATCTGAACATTTTAGCCCAGCTTCTCAACGGCGACGGCAAGACACATCTTGAACGCGGCAAGGTCCGTATAGAGCGCATCCCGCGCCGCGTCTCCGATGATGAGGACGCCACCGCGCCGCTCAATTCCGGCGTGCAGCATGAGATTGTCGGCCAGGCCGAAATCCTCGATCGCAATCCCGTTCGGGTCACGCAGTCGACCTTCAGCATCATACGCGACCGCCCCGCCATAAAGATCGCTCACTCGTCCGCTGTGATCGCGGGCCACATTCGTGTAGGCGAATACAGGCTTACCGCTTGCGCACATAAAACCGAGTTCGAAGGCTGTCCCGGTATCGGCGGCAATGCCACGAAAGGGCGTCAGATTGGCGATGATCGCGTCGGCCTGGAGCATCATCTTCTCGTCCACCGCGTTGATCGCCGCGGCCCGCTCGCGCCTCGAGTTCGTGTGCGGGATTTCCAGGTCGCCGGGCGAGAGGGGGAGAAGTCCCGCCTCACGGGCAAGTGCTGCCTTCCGGTCGAGGATTTCACGGGCGTTTGGGAGGAAGACCTCCGGACCGGCCAGATAAACTTTTCTTGTCATAAAATTGCACCTAAAAGGGATGGGCTCGGCAACAAAAATACCTTCCTCGCTGTACAGCGAAGAAGGATCACAATCCAGTGGGCAAGAACCGTCCACGCCGCGCGGCGCGCATGAGTGCGCGTTCAGATCGCGCAACGGCGCCGCAGCCGGCCAACGTCTCATCATCTGGACGCCTGCGATGCCGATAGTTCGGAACTGGAGTGGCACCTTGCTTTCGCGATTACCTCCGAGCGAACCCATTTCCTACACCGGACGCGCCGGTCAGAACCAAGAGCGGCATGTATCTTCCTTTTCCGGAGTGCGTCGCCACAATCGGACTGTGCACGCATCACCTTTGAACCGTACATTGGTCGAAGCCAATCATCATGACGACCGTACGGATTGCTGCGGCCCAAATGCCTGAGTTCCGAGACCAGATCGAAGCCACGACCGAGTATGCGATTAATGTCGTCGCTCAGGTGGAAGAGAACAACACGCCTTTGACCTGCTTCCCGGAATACTTTTTTCAAGGCTATCTGACTGTCGACCCGTCAGCTCGCTGGGTCGCCTTGGACATCTGCTCAGAGAGTATGGCAGGAACAACGCGGAGCAGCATGTTCTTGCTTGGTCGGCTACTTAACCGGCGTTGCTGATGCCCTGAGGTGGCGAAAGCTTTCTGAGATAGGCTCGCCAGCCGCCATGGTTCGTTATGTCCGAGGCTCCCTTAAGCGCGAGCGGTTCGGCGAGAAAACCCTTTGCCGAAGTGCCGTCCGAAAGCATGACCGTACCGATGCTCAAGGGAGCAGGGATAGCCGCCACGAACCGCCCGAAAGCCGCAGGTGAAAGCTTCCAGACTTCCACTTCGATTTCGCTGCCTTCTCCTTCGCCGACGCCGACCATGCCCGGTTTGGGCGGCACGGTTCCGGGAAGCGCGTATAGCCTGTAGGCGCCAGAGGTGTGTGCGGCGCGAGAGAATTTTCCGCCGAGATCAATCAGCTGATGGTTCAAGGGCATGCCGGAAAGATGTGCGCCGACGACGACGATATCGATCAGGTCCTCATCCGCGGGCGCCGAAATGGAAGGAGTGAGGGGCTGCGACCAGCCCGTCGCACCGAGCGTCAGGCCGCTTGCCTGATGGAGATCGCGGGCAAGCGTTGCTGTCAGCCCGTCCCGGCCTGACGCGGCAAGCAGCGTCACGCTCGCCGGCAGGCCATCAGAGCGTGTGCCTGTCGGCACGGCGATGCCGCACATGTCGAGCAGGTTGACGAAGTTCGTATAGGTGCCGAGGCGCGCGTTCTCCCGGAGCGGCTCCGCCTCCAGATCGCCCACAGTATAATGGGTTGGGGCGGTCGGCACGCAGAACAGATCGACGGAAGCGATGAGCGGCGCGACCTCTTTCTTCAAGCCTTGCAGCGCATAAAAGCCGTTAAAGGCGTCGGCGGCCGACAGCGACTTGGCGGCAGTGTAAATCTGGCGCGTCACCGGATAAAGGCTCTGCTCCATATCGTCGAAAAAGGGCTTGATCGCTGCGTAGCGTTCGGCCACCCAAGCGCCTTCGTAGAGCAGATTGGCGACCTTATAGAAATTGCCGAACGGCACTTCGACCAGATTGTGGCCGAGTTCTTCGAGCATGGATAGCGCATCGAAATAGGCAGCCTCCATCACGGTGTCGCCGAAGAACTCGAGATCGGCTCTAGACGGCACTCCTATCGTGACCACCGGCGGGGCCGAGCCCAATCCGGGTGCGGGAACGGATTTCGAATAGGGATCCCTCTCGTCATATTTTGCGGCGACGGAAAACACCTTCCAGGCATCATCGACCGTGAGCGCGAAGACCGAAACGCAGTCCAGCGTCCGGCAGGCGGGAATGACGCCGGTCGTGGAAAACGCGCCGACACTTGGTTTTAGGCCGACGATATTGTTGAGCCCGGCGGGGATACGACCCGAACCGGCCGTATCCGTGCCGAGCGCAAAGCTGACGATGCCTTGGGCGGTCGCCACTGCCGAACCGGAGGATGAACCGCCAGGCACCAGTTTGGGATCGATAGCGTTCCGCGGGATCGGGTAGGGCGAGCGGACGCCGACGAGGCCGGTCGCGAACTGGTCGAGATTGGTCTTGCCGATCACCAGAGCGCCGGCCTCTTTCAGCAGGCGGACGACGGTCGCGTCCTTTTCCGGCAGGTAGGCGTAGTCCGGGCAGGCGGCGGTGGTCGGCATGCCGGCAACGTCGATATTATCCTTCACGGCGAAAGGAATGCCGAAAAGCGGTTTTGCCGGATCGAACGCTCCGAGTTTCGCCGCCTCGGCCAAAACGGTATCCTTTTCGGCCAGGTGAATGAAGATGCCGGGATCGCTAACTTCGATGATGCGGGCAAAGACCGCTTCGACAACGTCGGCGACACTGCCGCCATCCCCGTAGAACGCGTGCAGCGAGGTGATATCGAAGGCCGGTGTCGTCGCGTTCATACCCTTTCCTCTTCCAGTATTCTTACGGGCCGATCCCATTGGATCAGCACGACGCAGCCAGTCTCGCTCCAGACGGAGTGTTCGGTGTCCGGCGCGTTGACGATATAGCTGCCGCGGCCGTAATCGCCGGTCTCGTCGGATTGTACCCCGTCGAGCACCAGGATGGTTTCAAGCCCCTCATGCCGGTGGCGCGGTACAGAGGCGCCTGCCTCGTATTTCAGGAGAGCCACGCCCGGCTGGTCGCCTTGGAAAGGTCTAATCCAGTGAATGGTGACTTCATCGCGGAAGCGGACGAATTCCAGATCCTTCCACCCACCCGATGTGAGCAGTTCGCGGGTCGTTTCAGGCATGGGTGATGCTTTCCAGAATGTCGTCGACATGGGCAGTCCAACCGACGATCGCGCCCTGCGCGCGGATCATCGCCATTGCCGCGGCCTTGAATTCGGGAAAATAGCTCTCCGTCGCCTCCTCGGCGAGCAGACATTCATAGCCACGGTCGTTTGCCTCGCGCATGGTCGTCTGGACGCAGACTTCCGTCGTGACGCCAGCAAACACGAGCTGCTTGATGCCGCCTTCCTTCAGCAGGTCGCCGAGCTCGGTGGCATAGAAGGCGCCCTTGCCGGGCTTTTCAATCACCACTTCCCCGTCGATGGGTGCCACTTCCGGAAGAATTGCCGTGCCGGGTTCGCCCGAGATCAGAATGCGGCCCATCGGGCCTTCGTCACCGATCTTAAGCGAAGGACTGCCTCGGTCGCGTTTGGCCGGCGGCAGGTCGGAGAGGTCCGGCCGGTGGCACTCCATCGTATGGATGACCGGCAGGCCGGCAGCGCGGAAGCCCTGGATGAGGCGCTTGACATCAGGCACGATCCTGGTGATGCGGCTAACGTCGTTGCCGAGGCTTGCACCGAAGCCGCCGGGCTCGGCGAAATCGCGCTGCATGTCGATGACGATCAGCGCCAGCGCGCCGGGCTTCACGGCAAAGGGAAAGGGTTCTGCCTTGATTGCGACCATCAGTGATGCCCTGCCATATGCGCGCCGATGACGCCGATATCGGCCGTACGCGCCGGCGTCTCGTAGACGAGCTTGCCCTCCGAGATCACCATGATGCGGTCCGACATCTCGAGGAGCTCGTCGAGATCCTCCGAAAGAAGAAGGATCGCGGCTCCGGCATTGCGAGCCTTCATGATGCGGGCGCGGATTTCGGCGACGGCCGAGAAATCAAGGCCGAAACAGGGATTCGAGACGATCAGCAGATCGACATCGCCAGTCAGTTCGCGGGCCAGCACGGCACGCTGCACGTTGCCGCCCGAAAGCGCTGCGATCGGCGAGGAGGAAGAGGCCGTCTTGACCTTGAAATCTGAGATCAGCGCCGACGCACGCTTCTTCATGCTGCTCCTGTTCAGCCAGATCGCGTCCTTGCCGTCCGGCTTCAAGTCGAAGGTGCGGAAGGCAAGGTTCTCGCTGACGGTCATTTTGGGCGCGCACGCGTTCTGCAACGGCTCTTCGGGGATGAAACGCACCTTGTTCTTGCGGGTCTCCTCGCGGGTGGCGCCGTAAGCCTCGCCATTGACCATGACCTGGCCGGTATCGGTCGGGCGCTGGCCAGCGAGAATTTCTGTCAGCTCCTTCTGGCCGTTGCCGGAAATGCCTGCAATGCCGACAATCTCGCCGGAGCGGACCATAAGCTCGTCAATCTCGATCGTCTTCAGGCCGGACCGGTCCGGGGCTTTCACCTGGCTTACAGTCAGCACGGGTCTTGCCGCTTCCGCCACCGGCAGACGGCTGTCGAGCTCGGCGAGCTTGACGTCGCCGATCATCATCGCCGCCATCTCGGCGGTGGAGAGCTCGCCTACCTTGCCGGTGCCGACCAGCTTGCCGCGACGCAGGATCGAGCAAGCGTCGGCGAATTTCGTCACCTCGTGGAATTTGTGGGAAATCATCAGCACCGTGAGCTCGCCGCGTTCGGTCATGCCGCGCACGATGCCGAGCATCTCATCGGCTTCGGCGGGGGTCAGCACGGAGGTCGGCTCGTCGAGCACGAGGAAGGAGCGGCCGAGATAGAGTTGCTTGACGATTTCGAGCTTCTGTTTTTCGCCGGCGGCAAGCTCGCTCACCGGCCTGTCGAGCGGAATTTTGAACGGCATGCGCTCCATGAAGGCCGCCAGATCCTTGCGTTCCCTGGCCCAGTTGATCACCGTGGGTACTTCGGTACGGCTGATGACCAGGTTTTCAGCGCCGGTCAGAGAGGGAACCAGTGTGAAATGCTGGTAGACCATGCCAAGCCCATAGGTCGCGGCATCCCTGGGTGAGGCGATTACCACCTCGTGGCCGTCGACCGACAGCGAGCCGGATGTCGCGTGATAGAAGCCCATGATGCATTTGACGAGCGTCGACTTGCCGGCGCCGTTTTCGCCGAGAAGCGCGTGAAATGAGCCGGCCGGAACGGCGATCGAGACGTTGTCGAGCGCGGTGAACGAGCCGAAGCGCATGGTCATGCCGAGCGTATCGATGCCGACCGCTTTGCCGGCCTTGGGGAGGGGCGTGTCGCGAACGGTGCTCATGGCAGCTGGCTCACAAACGTTTCGGAATTGGAGACGGAGCCGAAGACGCCACCTTGCATCTTCACCATCTTGATGGCGGCGAGGTGGTTTCCGTAGTCGGTCGCACCGCAGCAGTCCTCCAGAAGCAGGCATTCGTAGCCGCGATCGTTCGCCTCGCGCATCGTCGTCGAGACGCAGACATCGGTGGTGATTCCGGTGAGGATAATGTTCTCGATGCGCTTCTGATTGAGGATGAGTTCGAGGTCGGTGGCGCAGAACGAGCCCTTGCCGGGCTTGTCGATGATCGTCTCGCCTTCGATCGGATAGAGTTCGGGGATGATGTCCCAGCCGGGTTCGCCACGCGTCAGAATGCGGCCGCAGGGGCCGGGATCACCGATGCCGGCGCCGATCCGCTGTGAGCGCCAACGTTTGTTGGCCGGCAGATCGGCGAGGTCGGGACGATGGCCCTCGCGGGTGTGGATGATGTGGTAGCCCTTGGCCCGCATGGCGGCAAGCACGTGTTTGATGGGTTCGATCGGCGCCTGCACCAGCGACAGGTCGTAGCCCATGTGGTCGACATAGCCGCCCTTGCCGCAGAAGTCCGTCTGCATGTCGATGATGATGAGGGCGGTATTGTCCGGCCTCAGAGCGCCGTTATAGGGCCACGGATACGGATCGGCGTCGATAAAATGCCCTTTGGTTTCGGCCATCGCGTCCATCAATCTCTCTCCTATTCGGCGGCAGGTTTGAAGGGTTCGCCGTACCGGCGCATCGGCTTGTCAAATCCGCAGGACGTGCCGTCCTTGACCTTAATTTCGTCTTCCCACGGCAGGCGGTATTTCCCGGCGACGAGGTCGTGCATATAGGTGTAGGGCGCATCCTGCGCGCCGCCGGCGACGGCGACATAGCCGCGATGGCCGAACTGGTAGATGTTGTTCTCCACGCCCCAGCCGAGCCGGGCCTCCCGCACCAGGTCAGGACGCACCTCGGCGGTGATGATCTCGTTGGGCCGGCTGGAGGTTCCATGGGCGATGATCGTGCCGTCGAAATTGCAGATCATGCCTTCGCCCATGGAATCGAACGTGCCGTCCGAGCCGCACATGCAGACATTCGCGGTGACCATCAGGTTGCAGAAGGCGTTGGCCTGGTTGGTAAAACGCCAGGCTTCGCGGATGGGCGCCGTATAGCCGGCCGTGCGGATCATGATTTCGGCGCCCTTGTAGGCGCATTCGCGCGCCATCTCCGGGAACATGCCGTCATGGCAGATGATGAGCGCGAGCTTGGCACCTTTCGGGCCATCGATGACGGGAATGCCGAAATTACCGGGCTCCCAAGGCTCAACCGGTACCCAGGGATGCATCTTGCGGTAATAGAGCTTCAGCTCGCCCTCGTCGTCGATGACGATGCCGGAATTGTAGGGCATGCCACCCGGATTGAGCTCCATGATCGAGAAGCACCCCCAGATTGCGTTGTCCCTGCAGGCCTGCTTGAAAGCCGCGACCTCCGGCCCGTCGAGCGTGCACATAATCTCCGGATTGATGTCCATGGAGAGGCCGTGCAGGGCGTATTCGGGAAAGACGACCAGATCCATGCCAGGCTGGTTGCGCCGCGCCTTGGCGACCAGATCGACGATCACTTGTGTCTGGCGCGCAAGATCGGCCTTGGTGACCGTCACCGGCAACTGAAGTTGCACGAGGCCGATGCCGACGCCGTGTTCGGATTTGTTGAGACCGCCAAGTCCGTTCATCGGAACGCTCCGTTATTTCGTGAGCGACAGCGCACCCGGCGCACCGGCGAGCGAGCGGGTGGGCGAGGACGTGGCGATCAGGATGATGAGGGTGAGCACGTAAGGCGCGGCGTAGAAGAGGTAGTAGCCTTGTGTGACGCCGACCGATTGCAGCGCCGGGCCGAGCGCGCCGGCACCGCCGAAAAGAAGCGCGGCCAGGAAGCAGCCAATCGGGTTCCAGCGCGCAAAAATGACCAGTGCGACCGCCATCAGGCCCTGGCCCGACGAGATGCCTTCGTTCCACGAGCCGGGATAGTAGAGCGAGAGATAGGCGCCGCCGATCGCCGCCAGTGAGCCGCCCGCTGCCGTCGCCAGCAAGCGAACCCGGTCCGGGTGGATGCCCATGGCCCGGGCCGCGTCTGTGCTATCGCCGACGACGCGCAGGATCAGGCCGATGCGGGTGTTCTTGAACCCCCAGAAGAGGAAGAGTGCCAGCGCTGCGCCGAGGAAGAACAGCACATTGATGTTGAGTGCAGCCTGGATCTGCGGAGAGGTTGCCCAGCCGCCGAGCGGAATCGAGGGCAGTTTCGGCGCCACCGGCTGTATGAAGGACTTGCCGAGGAAGAAGGCGAGCCCGAGCCCGAACTGCATCATGGCGATGCCGATGGCGATGTCGTTGACCTTGGGGAACTTGCAGATCCAGCCATGGATCAGACCGAAGATCGCGCCTGCGACCATGGCGGCGAGTACGCCGAGGGTCGGCGAACCGGTGATCACCGCCACCGCATAGGCCGTCATGGCGCCGAAGACGAGGGTCCCTTCGAGTCCCAGGTTGATACGCCCGGAGCGTTCGGTAATCGTCTCGCCGAGGCTGACGAAGATGAACGGGGTCGAGACACGGATGGCGCCGGCGAAGATCGCCAGTGGAACGCCCCAGATGCCGATCGCTGTTTCCTCCATCACCGGCTCCTCTTCCAAAGATCGGGATTGAAGGCCTTGAACCGTCCGTAGAAGGTCTCGCAGAAGAGAATGACGATGAAGAGCGTCCCCTGCAGCACCAGAACCGTCGCATCCGGCAGACCCAGGCGCCGCTGGATGAGGCCACCCGAAGCATCAATGCCGCCGAGCAGGATGGCGACGGGGATGATCGCCAGGGGGTTGTGGCGGGCGAGGAAGGCGACGAGGATGCCGGTATAGCCGTAGCCGGCCGCCAGCGAGGCGTTGGCACTTCCCTGTACCGCCGCCACTTCGATCATGCCCGCCAGACCGGCGAAACCGCCGGCAAGCGCGGTAAATCCGACGATCAGCTTGCCGACCGCCAAGCCCTGGATCTGCGCGGCGCGCACGTTGCCGCCGGCGATGCGGGCCGCAAATCCGTAGCTGGTCGCCTCGATCACGATCCAGGAGACGATGCAGGCGAGGATGCCGACGACCAGACCCCAGTGCACATCCATGCCGGGAATATTGCCGAGCATGTATTCCGCCGGCAGCGGCTTGGTCGACGGCTTGTTGAGGCTTGCAGGATCGCGCAGCAGCCCTTCGACGAACTGGTTCATCAGGGCGATAGCGATATAGGAGAGCAAGAGCGACGAGATAGTCTCGTTGACGCCGCGGTAGTGGCGCAGGAAACCGGCAAGGCCGATCCAGATACCGCCAACCACCATGGCAGCGATCGCCATCAGAATGAGGCTGAGGAAAACAGGCGCGGCGCCGGCGAGCGGCAGAGCCATGGCCGCGGCAGCAACGCCGCCCAGCACGACCGCTCCTTCCCCGCCGATGATGACGAGGCCGAGGCGGGCGGGCAGGGCGACGCAGAGCGCCGTCAGGAGAAGGGGTGCGGCGCGGCTGAGGCTGTTCTGCACCGAAAACCAGCTGCCGAAGCCGCCGGTATACATCAGTTGGAAGAGGGTGGCCGGCGACTTGCCGACCACCAGGATGAAGAGGGAGAAGAGCGCAAGACCGATCAGGATGGCCGCAAGGCCGATGACGATCGGCTCGGCTCGCCGCGCGATCCATTCGAGGACGGGGCGCAGCGAAGCCGGTTTTTCGGAGGCGATGGATATTGCGGGATCATTGGCCTCGATGGTCATGGCGCTTCTCCCTTCGCGGTTTACGCTGTGGACCCGACGACGCCCTCGACCAGGTAATTCATGCTTTCGAGCTCGATCGCGTCTTCGGCGTAGCTCTTGTCGGCAGCCACGACGGTATCGCCCTTGTTGTCCTTCAACGGTCCCTTGAAGACCGAGAAGCCACCCTTCATCATGTCAGCCTGCGTGGCTTCGAAGGCCTTGCGGCCTGCCTCGGACACGCCGGGGCCGAGCGCGCTCATCTTCACGAAGCCGTCCTTCAGGCCGCCGCGCACGAAGTTGCCGAGCTTTTCGCCGGCCTGCGCCTTTTTGACGAAGTCGCTGTAGACATTGCCCCAGGCCCATTCAGCGCCGGTGAGATATTTTTCGGGGGCGAGCGGGCTTTGATTGGCGTGATAACCGCAGATGAAGGCGCCTCGGCCGGAGCCGGTCTCCACGACGACCTTCGGGCTGTCGACGTGGCAGGTGATGACATCGGCGCCCTGGTCGACCAGCGCGTTGGTGGCTTCGGCTTCCTTGACGGCGAGCGACCATTCACCGGTGAAGATCACCTGGCAGGTGATGGTCGGATCGACTGTGCGCGCCCCAAGCAGGAAGGCGTTAATATTCTGCAGAACCTGCGGGATCGGCTTTGCGGCGATGAAGCCGATCTTTTTGCTTTTTGTCGCATGGCCGGCGGCGATGCCGTTCAGATACTGGCCCTGGAAGATATAGCCGAAATAGGAGCCGGTGTTGGCCGGGTGTTTGCCTTCCTGCCACAGCCCGCCACAGTGGCGGAACTGGATGTCGGGATATTTAGCCGCCATGGCCAGCATGTGGGGATCGAAGTAGCCGAAGGAGGTCGGGAAGAGCAGGGTCGCGCCGTCCAGGTTAGTCATGGATTCCATCGTCTTCTGGACGTCGACGGTCTCCGGAACATTCTCTTCTTCGACCAGCGTCACGCCCGGCACTGCCTTGATGACGGCGGCGCCTTCCGCATGGGCTTGGTTGTAGCCGTAGTCGTCCTTGGGGCCGACATAGATGAAACCGACGGTAAGAGCGGTTTGGGCTGCGGCGGAGGAGTTCATCAGGCCCGGCATGGTACCGGCGAGCACACCGGCACCGGAAGCCTGGAGGAAATTGCGGCGGTTCATGGAAAGGAGTTTGGTCATCGCGATGCTCCTTGCGGCGCTGGGCCGGTTGCGAACGAGTACAGAAAAGTGCATGCAATGTGCATGCCAGAAACTAAGTCACTGAATTTTATACGTTCTTATTGATGCAAAGAACTGCACTATGTAAAGTGCATACAGATTGATCGCATGTTTGCATAAGAAATAATCACGACGTATTTATTGTTCATTGTGACTCCGCGTTGGCGCCACGTGCCGTGGTACATGCGGGCTTTCTGCCCAGAAAGTGAATATTTAACAATATGTTCGCTGCGCAATTTGACTTATGATGTCCCGCACGGCATCTGTATGCAGAGTGTTCAAGTAAGTAGATTCGCATGGTGAAGCAGGCTATACGCAAAGAGGTGATCCGCACCGGAACGACTGTCGAGCAGATGGTCCGGGCGATTTCCGACATGATCGTCACAGGTGAAATCCTGCCGGGCGCGAAGTTGGACGAGGTCTCGCTCGCCCTTCGTTTCGACGTTTCGCGCACGCCGGTGCGAGAGGCTTTGCGCGAGCTGGGTGCCATGGGATTGGTCGTGCGCGAGCCAAACCGCAGTGCCGTCGTTACCAAGGTCACCGAGACTTATCTACATTCGATGTTCGAGGCGATGGCGGAACTCGAAGCGATCTGCGCCAGGCTTTCGGCCGAGCGTATGACGGTCGATGAGCGGCGCGCGCTTGAGTTGATGCATCGAGGATCGATGAGGCTGGTGCATGCCGGCGCACAAGAAGAATATTCGGCTCACAACACCGAATTCCACACCCGGCTTTATCGCGGCGCGCATAACGATCATGTCTTCGAAATGGTGACCCAGACGCGGGCCCGGCTCGCACCTTTTCGGCGGGCGCAGTTCC
It encodes:
- a CDS encoding GntR family transcriptional regulator; the protein is MKQAIRKEVIRTGTTVEQMVRAISDMIVTGEILPGAKLDEVSLALRFDVSRTPVREALRELGAMGLVVREPNRSAVVTKVTETYLHSMFEAMAELEAICARLSAERMTVDERRALELMHRGSMRLVHAGAQEEYSAHNTEFHTRLYRGAHNDHVFEMVTQTRARLAPFRRAQFRLPGRLAKSYEEHGRIVTAIMRADAAAAGQAAYSHVEIVSDASAVFATAGERKERDA